One region of Deinococcus yavapaiensis KR-236 genomic DNA includes:
- a CDS encoding M23 family metallopeptidase, with protein sequence MSKTSRRARQGRRALFVHPVLALGITVGSTLSGSGSAAGVSFPTGALAVGFLNAIAGSAGDRVTQGYGDNRRHTDDATGGTVDRYGYGNAGHNGWDIALGRPGKDGTKGAVVHAPYAGKAYTGQQKDAKGNFVGLGRWVKLVVPEGVSLTLGHLASFGEFKNGASVKVGAILGYEGSSGNSTGYHMHVMLSDVRGYVVDPSLPAGVASVMSGTPLAVSAAKSTATTAEKSPPSNSKAVAAAERALSAARADYELLRELYTLGTVARVEVERGLALIARAEVTLADAKRGVTALGSAVVASTKQRLQAADAAYRAARQLFEVGGISRQEVEVRAVKVTEARAGEV encoded by the coding sequence ATGTCGAAGACATCACGGCGCGCCCGACAGGGACGTCGCGCGTTGTTCGTCCACCCGGTGCTGGCGCTCGGCATTACGGTCGGGTCGACGCTTTCGGGGTCGGGAAGCGCGGCGGGCGTTTCATTTCCCACGGGCGCCCTCGCCGTCGGCTTTCTGAACGCCATCGCCGGAAGCGCGGGCGACCGCGTCACGCAAGGATATGGAGACAACCGACGTCACACGGATGACGCGACGGGCGGCACCGTGGACCGCTACGGCTACGGCAACGCCGGACACAACGGCTGGGACATCGCCCTCGGCCGCCCGGGCAAGGACGGCACGAAAGGCGCGGTCGTGCATGCGCCCTACGCCGGGAAGGCGTACACCGGCCAGCAGAAGGATGCCAAGGGCAACTTCGTGGGGCTCGGACGCTGGGTGAAGCTCGTCGTGCCCGAAGGGGTCAGCCTGACCCTCGGGCATCTTGCTTCCTTCGGCGAGTTCAAGAATGGTGCGAGCGTCAAGGTCGGGGCGATCCTCGGGTACGAGGGCAGCAGCGGCAACTCCACCGGGTACCACATGCACGTCATGCTGAGCGACGTGCGCGGATACGTGGTCGACCCGTCCTTGCCCGCCGGGGTCGCGAGCGTGATGAGCGGCACACCGCTCGCGGTGAGCGCGGCGAAAAGCACGGCGACCACCGCCGAGAAATCGCCGCCGTCGAATTCGAAGGCCGTCGCGGCCGCCGAACGCGCGTTGAGCGCGGCGCGCGCGGATTACGAGCTTTTGCGCGAGCTGTACACCTTGGGCACCGTGGCGCGCGTCGAGGTGGAGCGTGGCCTGGCGTTGATTGCACGCGCCGAGGTGACCTTGGCCGACGCGAAGCGTGGCGTGACCGCCTTGGGGAGTGCGGTCGTAGCCTCGACGAAACAGCGGTTGCAAGCGGCCGACGCTGCTTACCGAGCAGCACGGCAGTTGTTCGAGGTGGGTGGAATTTCGCGTCAAGAGGTGGAAGTTCGCGCCGTCAAGGTGACAGAGGCGCGTGCGGGTGAGGTATGA
- a CDS encoding ABC transporter substrate-binding protein, with amino-acid sequence MKSKLLLLALAVGITMPSSSNAQKAPVTLTIVCGSIGDEFELCRDNVAAWSKKTGNNVRVLETSANSSERLANYQRVLGEQSADIDIYQIDVVWPGIVNEYMIDLSPYFKAADQRQYISGILKSYKIGSKLVAVPWYTDGGALYYRTDLLQKYGYKTPPTSWNDLVTMAERIQEGERKTNPNFVGFAYNGRANEGLTCFALEVMSAFGAGTIVDLNGAITVNNQWSAAALDFAAKRFKNISPQNIAAFDGEKTRTLFQEGNAAFMRHWPFAYALAQDQNSAIRGKFGLARLPSGPRGRFPATQGGWGLAVSKFSKNPSVAADLIKFLTSADIQRERALRKGYQPTVQSVYSDDRVVNAYPYFRSFVGRVPVSRPSAVTGAKYARVSAAFAQTVQDVLSGKSDAKEALTALETQLNGIKGSGWTEK; translated from the coding sequence ATGAAATCGAAACTCCTGTTGCTCGCCCTGGCTGTTGGCATCACCATGCCCAGCTCCTCAAACGCTCAAAAAGCGCCCGTTACCCTTACCATCGTCTGCGGCTCCATCGGAGATGAATTCGAGCTCTGCAGAGACAACGTCGCCGCGTGGAGCAAAAAAACCGGCAACAACGTACGGGTCCTCGAAACGAGCGCCAATTCGTCCGAACGCCTCGCGAACTACCAACGCGTGCTCGGTGAACAAAGCGCCGACATCGACATCTACCAAATCGACGTTGTCTGGCCCGGCATCGTCAACGAGTACATGATCGATCTCTCCCCGTACTTCAAAGCCGCCGATCAACGTCAGTACATCTCCGGCATCCTCAAAAGTTACAAGATCGGCAGCAAGCTCGTCGCGGTTCCTTGGTACACCGACGGCGGCGCCCTGTACTACCGCACGGACCTCCTGCAGAAGTACGGCTACAAAACCCCACCGACCAGTTGGAACGACCTCGTCACGATGGCAGAACGCATTCAGGAAGGCGAGCGTAAAACCAACCCGAACTTCGTCGGCTTCGCCTACAACGGTCGTGCGAACGAAGGGCTGACATGTTTCGCATTGGAAGTCATGAGCGCTTTCGGCGCGGGAACGATCGTCGACCTGAACGGCGCCATTACCGTCAACAACCAATGGTCGGCGGCGGCCTTGGACTTCGCCGCCAAACGCTTCAAGAACATCTCTCCGCAAAACATCGCCGCATTCGATGGAGAGAAGACACGCACGCTTTTTCAAGAAGGCAACGCGGCATTCATGCGACACTGGCCCTTCGCGTACGCCCTCGCACAAGACCAAAACAGCGCCATCCGTGGAAAGTTCGGCTTGGCGCGCCTCCCGAGCGGACCTCGCGGGCGCTTCCCAGCCACTCAAGGAGGATGGGGCCTGGCCGTTTCGAAGTTCTCCAAGAATCCAAGTGTCGCTGCGGACTTGATCAAGTTTCTGACGTCCGCGGACATTCAACGGGAACGGGCGTTACGCAAGGGATACCAGCCGACCGTACAAAGCGTGTACAGCGACGACAGAGTCGTCAACGCCTACCCCTACTTCCGGTCGTTCGTGGGACGCGTTCCCGTGTCCCGTCCCAGCGCTGTGACGGGTGCGAAGTACGCACGCGTGTCAGCCGCGTTCGCTCAAACAGTCCAGGACGTGCTCAGCGGCAAGAGTGACGCGAAAGAAGCTCTGACGGCACTTGAAACGCAGTTGAACGGCATCAAAGGAAGCGGCTGGACGGAGAAATAA
- a CDS encoding LacI family DNA-binding transcriptional regulator, whose product MIDTPATVTIADVARVAGVSKMTVSNVINNKPGMTEETRERVRRAIEQTGYVVNPAARALSNKRLRSNLIGVLTPQLNWPWVAEILHGASTTAEAAGLNLAIFTTASNPALERERATLLRTLADGVLVVIPTADEQHIFGNDIPVVTLGAYGQRTVQVDNHAGGYLATRHLVELGHTRIAHLAGKHDTTLRDALDRQAGYHAALRDAGLSAPDAYLQQGEFSETGGELATRILLALPERPTAIFAANDLSAIGALRAASALGLRVPEDLSIVGFDDIHAAAVTDPPLTTVRQPLEEIGQAAVQLLIQLTRGQSADPHVRFPATLVTRGSTAPPSQEASMSP is encoded by the coding sequence ATGATCGATACGCCCGCCACCGTCACGATTGCCGACGTCGCCCGGGTCGCCGGGGTCTCGAAGATGACCGTCTCGAACGTCATCAACAACAAACCCGGCATGACCGAAGAAACGCGCGAACGCGTTCGGCGCGCCATCGAGCAAACCGGCTACGTCGTCAATCCCGCCGCTCGCGCGCTGAGCAACAAACGCCTGCGAAGCAACCTCATCGGCGTACTCACGCCTCAACTCAACTGGCCCTGGGTTGCTGAGATCCTGCACGGCGCCAGCACCACCGCCGAAGCCGCCGGACTCAACCTCGCCATCTTCACCACCGCCAGCAATCCCGCCCTGGAGCGCGAGCGCGCCACCTTGCTGCGAACCCTCGCCGACGGCGTGCTCGTCGTCATTCCCACCGCCGACGAACAACACATCTTCGGCAACGACATCCCCGTCGTCACGCTCGGCGCGTACGGTCAGCGCACCGTGCAAGTCGACAACCACGCGGGAGGCTACCTCGCCACTCGGCACCTCGTCGAACTCGGCCACACCCGCATCGCTCACCTGGCGGGAAAGCACGACACGACTCTGCGAGACGCCCTCGACCGCCAAGCGGGGTACCACGCCGCCCTGCGCGACGCGGGCTTGAGCGCTCCCGACGCCTACCTTCAACAAGGGGAGTTCTCCGAGACGGGCGGTGAACTCGCCACCCGAATCCTGCTCGCCTTGCCCGAGCGTCCCACCGCGATCTTCGCCGCGAACGACCTCAGCGCCATTGGCGCCTTGCGCGCCGCGAGCGCGCTTGGCCTGCGCGTTCCCGAGGACTTGAGCATCGTCGGCTTCGACGACATTCACGCGGCTGCCGTCACCGACCCGCCCCTCACCACCGTTCGCCAACCCCTCGAGGAAATCGGCCAAGCGGCCGTGCAACTGCTGATCCAACTCACGCGCGGTCAAAGTGCCGACCCTCACGTTCGCTTTCCCGCCACCCTCGTCACGCGCGGCTCCACGGCGCCACCGAGCCAGGAGGCTTCCATGAGCCCGTGA
- a CDS encoding ABC transporter substrate-binding protein produces MKRIAALTALLAAALTTSALAQQPKTVFTVVRPTQWGSYNLNPFTPGDQHLLPTNSVIYESLFYINTLNSKVTNVLGTKYAWSKDATTLSVTTRDGVKWTDGKPFTANDVAFTFNYLKKYPALDTSAIWKSGLESVKANGKTVTFTFAKANVSTFQYIAHQPIVPEHVWSAITSPLTETNQKPVGTGPFVFDTYSQQALRVLKNANYWMPSQPYVDAIVWLSTNSNDAALLKLLKGEADYGYIGVSDPEGGYAKKGANNTYYWPVTGDNFLYFNTAKAPFNDAAFRRALSQAIDTRDVAQKAYAGVANAAHPSGMIPGQQQEWLTASARNTTVKYDPAAADAALSKAGYKKNAQGQRLGKDGKALPAFKILVGAGWTDFITMAQVISENLKKVGINTQIDQQAWSSYAGGLQTGTYDMGISWGWGGGPTPYYLYNQSFGPEFSAPVGKTAASNLARYTNPAITAALAQFRSSSDEATQKKAINTIASTIMRDMPWLPLTDRFEFSLYNTSRFTGFPTKQAPYNAGTADDTIGARLMYLNVKPK; encoded by the coding sequence ATGAAACGAATTGCCGCTCTGACCGCCCTGCTCGCCGCCGCCCTCACCACGTCCGCCCTCGCGCAGCAACCCAAAACCGTCTTCACCGTCGTGCGGCCCACGCAGTGGGGTTCGTACAACCTCAACCCCTTCACGCCCGGCGATCAACACCTGCTGCCCACCAACAGCGTCATCTACGAATCGCTGTTCTACATCAACACCCTCAACAGCAAAGTCACGAACGTTCTCGGAACGAAGTACGCCTGGAGCAAGGACGCGACGACCCTCAGCGTGACCACCCGCGACGGCGTGAAGTGGACGGACGGCAAGCCCTTCACCGCCAACGACGTCGCCTTCACCTTCAACTACCTCAAGAAGTACCCCGCGCTCGACACGAGCGCCATCTGGAAGAGCGGCCTCGAAAGCGTCAAGGCCAACGGCAAGACCGTCACCTTCACCTTCGCCAAGGCCAACGTGTCCACCTTTCAGTACATCGCTCACCAACCCATCGTGCCCGAGCACGTTTGGAGCGCCATCACCAGCCCGCTCACCGAAACGAACCAAAAGCCAGTCGGGACCGGCCCCTTCGTGTTCGACACCTACAGCCAGCAAGCGTTGCGCGTCCTCAAGAACGCCAACTACTGGATGCCAAGCCAACCGTACGTCGACGCCATCGTCTGGCTCTCGACGAACAGCAACGACGCCGCGCTTCTCAAGCTTCTCAAAGGCGAAGCGGACTACGGATACATCGGCGTTTCCGATCCCGAAGGCGGCTACGCCAAGAAGGGCGCGAACAACACGTACTACTGGCCCGTCACGGGCGACAACTTCTTGTACTTCAACACCGCCAAGGCGCCCTTCAACGACGCCGCCTTCCGGCGCGCCCTCTCGCAAGCGATCGACACCCGCGACGTCGCGCAAAAAGCCTACGCGGGCGTCGCGAACGCCGCCCACCCCAGCGGCATGATTCCCGGGCAGCAGCAAGAGTGGCTGACGGCCAGCGCTCGCAACACCACCGTGAAGTACGACCCGGCCGCCGCCGACGCCGCTCTTTCCAAAGCCGGGTACAAGAAGAACGCGCAAGGCCAACGCCTCGGCAAGGACGGCAAGGCCCTGCCCGCCTTCAAGATTCTCGTCGGCGCGGGCTGGACGGACTTCATCACCATGGCGCAAGTCATCAGCGAGAACCTCAAGAAGGTCGGAATCAACACCCAAATCGATCAGCAAGCGTGGAGCAGCTACGCCGGAGGTCTTCAAACCGGCACGTACGACATGGGCATCAGCTGGGGATGGGGCGGCGGACCCACGCCGTACTACCTGTACAACCAAAGCTTCGGTCCCGAGTTCAGCGCGCCCGTCGGCAAGACCGCCGCGTCGAACCTCGCGCGTTACACCAACCCCGCCATCACGGCGGCTCTCGCTCAATTCCGCTCCAGCAGCGACGAAGCCACGCAGAAGAAAGCCATCAACACCATCGCCTCGACCATCATGCGGGACATGCCTTGGCTGCCCCTCACGGACCGCTTCGAGTTCTCGCTGTACAACACCTCGCGCTTCACCGGCTTCCCCACGAAGCAAGCTCCGTACAACGCCGGAACGGCCGACGACACCATCGGCGCGCGCTTGATGTACCTCAACGTCAAACCCAAGTAA
- a CDS encoding ABC transporter permease — protein sequence MPYLLRKLGLLVFTLWVAVTLNFILPRLVPGDPIGAMLAKYQGKLDPQAVAALTQAYGLDQKDSVFAQYLTYLGDMLRGDFGRSIGQFPTPVSEIIAQAAPWTIGLVGLTTLLAFLIGSALGLYSAWRRGGVIADSLPPIALFLNSMPYFWFALLLLYLLAFRASLFPLSGNLDPFLTTFSSEWWSSMLRHAALPALTIVVTAAGGWLITMRNNVMSVMSEDYIAFARAKGLSERRLLNRYVLRNALLPSFTAFGMALGFVVGGSILTETVFSYPGLGLQLYNAVTNLDYPLMQAIFLFIALAVLLANFLVDALYALLDPRVRDGKTA from the coding sequence ATGCCATACCTGCTTCGTAAACTCGGCCTTCTGGTGTTCACCTTGTGGGTGGCCGTCACCCTCAACTTCATCTTGCCGCGCCTCGTGCCCGGCGATCCGATCGGCGCGATGCTCGCCAAGTACCAAGGCAAGCTCGATCCGCAAGCCGTCGCGGCCTTGACGCAAGCGTACGGACTCGACCAGAAGGACAGCGTGTTCGCGCAGTACCTCACGTACCTCGGCGACATGCTTCGCGGCGACTTCGGTCGTTCCATCGGTCAATTCCCGACGCCCGTGAGCGAAATCATCGCGCAAGCCGCGCCTTGGACGATCGGCCTGGTCGGCTTGACGACCCTCCTCGCGTTCCTGATCGGCAGCGCCCTCGGGTTGTACAGCGCGTGGCGACGCGGCGGCGTGATCGCGGACTCGCTGCCGCCCATCGCGCTGTTTCTCAACAGCATGCCGTACTTCTGGTTCGCGTTGCTGCTGCTGTACCTTCTCGCCTTCCGCGCCAGCCTGTTTCCCCTCAGCGGAAACCTCGATCCTTTCCTCACGACCTTCAGCTCCGAGTGGTGGTCGTCCATGCTGCGCCACGCCGCGCTGCCCGCCCTCACCATCGTCGTGACGGCCGCCGGCGGCTGGCTGATCACGATGCGCAACAACGTCATGAGCGTCATGAGCGAGGACTACATCGCCTTCGCGCGCGCCAAAGGTCTCAGCGAACGTCGCCTTCTCAACCGCTACGTGCTGCGCAACGCGCTCCTCCCGAGCTTCACCGCCTTCGGGATGGCGCTCGGCTTCGTCGTCGGCGGCAGCATCCTCACCGAAACGGTCTTCAGCTACCCGGGGTTGGGCTTGCAGCTGTACAACGCCGTCACGAACCTCGACTACCCGCTCATGCAAGCGATCTTCTTGTTCATCGCCCTCGCCGTGCTCCTCGCGAACTTCCTCGTGGACGCCCTCTACGCCCTCCTCGATCCAAGAGTTCGAGACGGGAAGACCGCGTGA